CCGCCCAACATAAAACACTTCGCCGTAAACCTCAATAAACTGGCCCGCTTCGACAAGCTCCCGCCCGTAATAGGCAGGGACGACGTGATAGACCAGGCCATCGAGATACTCTACCACGTGGACAGGTCCAACTCCGTTATGTTCGTCGGCGAGCCGGGGGTAGGCAAGACCGCCGTCGTGGAAGGTCTCGCGAGAAGGATAGAGCTCGAGCCCAAGAGGGTCCCCGAAAGGCTCCGGGACAAGCAAATAGTAAACCTCCAGATGAACTCGGTCGTGGCCGGCACTATATTCAGGGGGATGTTCGAGGACCGCATAGAGAAGATAATAAAGGAGCTTAAGGAGAGGAAGAACATAATATTTTTCGTGGACGAGGCACATACGCTTATAGGCGCCGGCAGCGCCATGGGCGTGCCCTCGGACGCGGCCAATATCTTCAAGTCCACCCTCGCGCGCGGCGAGGTCCAGATAATAGGGGCCACCACGCTCGCCGAGTACAAGGAGTACATAGCCGAGGACGAGGCGCTCGCCAGGAGGTTCAGGCTGGTGACCGTCCAGGAGCCCTCGATAGAGGACACCAGGCGCATACTCTACGGCATAAGGCCCAGGCTGGAGAAGAACTACTCGGTTACGATAAAGGACGAGGCGATAGAGTGCACGCTCGATATGAGCCAGAGGTACATGAGGAGCCTCAAGCTCCCGGACAAGGCCATAGGCTGGCTCGACACCTCGTGCGTGAAGGTGGAGATAAACAGGCCCGATGAGCCGGTCGGGGTCGATGACGTCGTGGAGGTCATCTCCCAGGAGACCCGTATCCCCAGGGACATGATATACAGGGACACCACCGAGAGGTTCCAGGAGATGGAGGAGGCGCTAGGCCAGCGGGTCGTCGGCCAGAGGGAGGCCATGGAGGCGCTCGCCAGGAGGCTCAAGCTCAACAAGGGCCCGCTTAAGGAGAACTACTCGAGGCCCGACGGCGTGCTCCTTTTTCTCGGGCCAACGGGTGTCGGGAAGACGGAGCTGGCCAAATCTCTCTCCGGATTCCTCTTTGGCGACGACAAAAAGATTATAAGGGTGGACATGAGCGAGTACAAGGACTCGGGCGTGTCCATCGACAAGCTCATCGGCATGCCGCGGGGGATAGTGGGCTCGGAGAGGGGCGGCATACTCACCAACCAGGTCCGGGATAACCCGTATTCCGTGGTGCTCCTCGACGAGGTGGAGAAGGCGCACCCCAACGTCCTTAACCTGTTCCTGCAGGTGTTCGACGAGGGGTGGCTCACCGACGGCAGGGGGAAAAGGGTCTACTTCAGCGACACCGTAATAATCATGACCAGCAACCTCGGCTCGGACGAGTTCAAGAAGTTCATGAAACCCATGGGGTTCCTGCCCGAGGGGGCTAAGACGGACGCGCTCAAGAACAGCATCATAAAGGAGGTGGAGAACGTCTTCTCCCCCGAGTTCCTGAACCGCATAGACGACATAATCGTCTTCTCCCCTCTTACCGAAGAAGAGGTGCGGGAGGTGACCAGGCGCTACCTTGACACCATAGCCAAACACATGACCGGTTACGGAAAGACGCTCGAGATAACCGACGGGGCGGTCGAGAAGCTCGTTGAGGACGGCTACAGCCCGAAGTACGGCGCCCGTTTCCTCAAGAGACTCATAGACGACCGCGTGAAGATACCCATAACCCTTAAGTGGAAAGACGGCGAGCTTTTCAGGGTGGACGCAAGCGGCGGCGGGATAACCGTCGAGGTCTTGTCCTCCCCGGAGCCCGCCCTTGCCTGAGGCAGGATATTGATAAGGAAGATACTCATTTCACTTGACGGCTCCGCCCACGCCGCCGCCGCCACGGAGTG
The DNA window shown above is from Thermodesulfobacteriota bacterium and carries:
- a CDS encoding ATP-dependent Clp protease ATP-binding subunit, whose product is MTELEGIRERFSPKAQRVLDGAVEESKNRQHYYLGVEHLFLSFARVEEEFFREVMEDLNLDVYHVLNFLKEHLNISRQYIGVGLKIPPATKNIFRLASEEAQRWGREEVESTDLLMAIFQENHSLPAKIFRSFGLDPDYVMRRISVRVRTKEEKDEEVKKKYDLPPNIKHFAVNLNKLARFDKLPPVIGRDDVIDQAIEILYHVDRSNSVMFVGEPGVGKTAVVEGLARRIELEPKRVPERLRDKQIVNLQMNSVVAGTIFRGMFEDRIEKIIKELKERKNIIFFVDEAHTLIGAGSAMGVPSDAANIFKSTLARGEVQIIGATTLAEYKEYIAEDEALARRFRLVTVQEPSIEDTRRILYGIRPRLEKNYSVTIKDEAIECTLDMSQRYMRSLKLPDKAIGWLDTSCVKVEINRPDEPVGVDDVVEVISQETRIPRDMIYRDTTERFQEMEEALGQRVVGQREAMEALARRLKLNKGPLKENYSRPDGVLLFLGPTGVGKTELAKSLSGFLFGDDKKIIRVDMSEYKDSGVSIDKLIGMPRGIVGSERGGILTNQVRDNPYSVVLLDEVEKAHPNVLNLFLQVFDEGWLTDGRGKRVYFSDTVIIMTSNLGSDEFKKFMKPMGFLPEGAKTDALKNSIIKEVENVFSPEFLNRIDDIIVFSPLTEEEVREVTRRYLDTIAKHMTGYGKTLEITDGAVEKLVEDGYSPKYGARFLKRLIDDRVKIPITLKWKDGELFRVDASGGGITVEVLSSPEPALA